The Pongo abelii isolate AG06213 chromosome 19, NHGRI_mPonAbe1-v2.0_pri, whole genome shotgun sequence genome includes the window cccctgcctgcctctccagctCTCTGCCCATGctcttcctttttctgtgttcagccttctttcaattccattatgtGCTTGGTGCCCTCGCAACGTAGGACGTTTGCTGAGGGAGTCATCCATCTATAATGTTCTCTGCCAtttgccccccaacccccagacACATAAGACTTTATAACTCCTCATCCCACTAATCAgctctagctcaaaaaaaaaaaaacatctgtGGGGAAAACTTGACTCCTTACTAGGTCAGTTCTTGATTTGACACTCTTGACAACCTATGCTTTTTCTTCATAACTTAGCATTTCACAATGGATGTTTAATGTCTGTTTCCTCCACTAGATTGCAAGCTCTGAGGTATCAGGAAATTTGTGCTGTGCTTCTTAAATCCCTAGCATAGGGTAGGCTAAAAGATGAATTAATCCcaaagcaaaactttgtctcGTAATTATTATGTGTATAAACTATAATACAACATCCAATtcagtctattttttttgtagacagggtctcactatgtttcccaggatggtcttgaactcctgggcccaagcgatcctcccacctcagcctcccaaagtactaggattataggcgtgagtcaccatgcccagccttccgTCTATTCTTTGGTACATTTAACTGTCTGACTTCATAgtatataaataatttctttattttatttttaaaatttttctttttttatccacCCATCTGCACACTGGAGTATTTGATTTTAAACATTTGCTTCTTAGTCCTAGGttttattcaaaaatttaaattgagCAATAAACAAGTATTGACAATCCACAGTTCACACTGAAATGTCAacataaacatttcattttatatttattgtaaaagcaatatacagtaaaaatacagaatagcATAAGGTTACATTAAGATGGAAAGTAAAAAttttcctccccccaccccaagtcTTTCAATGTCACAACTataaagtttctttaaaatactACTTAATACATTCTAACAAGTCAAAAGGCTTTGTTTCTTCTTGGTTTTATTGTTgagatacattaaaatattaagcattggcccagtgtggtggctcacacttgtaatcccagcactttgggaggccaaggtgggtgtatcacttgagttcaggagtttgagaccagcctggccaatatggcaaaaccccatctctactaaaaatacaaaaattagctgggcatggtggtgcatgcctacagtgccagctactcaggaggctgaggcaggagaattgcttgaacctgggaggtggaggttgcagtgagctgagatggcaccactacactccagcctgggtaacagagtgagactctgtctcaaaaaaaaaaaaataattaagcatCACTACTGTTCAGATGACTgaaactattttataataaaatatggttAACACTGTTGCCAAAAGCACAATTTCTTTACAATTAATATTCCTCATTAAATATTGCCCAAATACTTACATATCCTACCCCTGCTGATCACCAAAATTGTATAGTCTTATCTTgcaaatatagtacatatacaatTAAACAGTTGGAAAACATATAGAGATTGACCACAAATAAGGCCCACAAGGTACTGCTGTGTAATGTATCTACCATCAGGTTAATCAGGCCAGTTGTTATATTTGACAGcaagaaaaatattaactgtTTTCTGTTTAGAGCTGTGATTAAACAAAGACTGGGTTCCATTCTTTCAGCTTCAGGGACTAAAGATTCtgaatgctttttatttgtaACAGGTGACTGGATAAGTTTCCAAGAACATGGTACTAGAGCTCCATTAATTAGAAATTTGGCAAAACTCAAAATTATATCACCCAGTAATAAACTACTAAGAAGGATCAGGCTAGAAGCAACTATCCAAATACAAAAGGCTAAATTTGCCATTCTTCGAGATACTGCTTCTACATTTACTTGAACTACGTAAAGAGATATGAAGAGGCTAATAGCTGCTAGTAAAAGAAAACAGGCTACTTTTATCAAGTCTTTGATATGTGATCGGTTCTTATGCATGTATAACCCTGTTTGCACACCAGCCATGTGTATTGCCACATACCCCAGGGTAGAGATTATTCCTTCACGGTTGGCATTTAATAGACCAACCCGTGTGCCACTACCATCAGTGCCATATAATATTAACCTCTTCAGTGAGGTAAAGTCAAGGGCTAGCTGGTATAATATAGTAATGCTGAGGGCAATAATCCAGGACTTATTTAggggaaaaataatcaaaagcaGTGGTGTTATCAATTTCACAACTATTATGGTAAAGAAAAAGTTCCAGTGAACTCCATACTCAGTTAAATGTTCCTGATAGCCTATTGATTTTATAATGGCTAATCGTCCGATTCCTAGGAAGACTAATGGCCATACAGAGTATAGT containing:
- the PIGW gene encoding phosphatidylinositol-glycan biosynthesis class W protein, translated to MSEKQMKEAFVSNLNGTTVLEITQGLCFPAFCILCRGFLIIFSQYLCSFSHTWKTRFFIDFVVLIVPMVATLTIWASFILLELLGVIIFGAGLLYQIYRRRTCYARLPFLKILEKFLNISLESECIPAISCFRVITSAFTAIAILAVDFPLFPRRFAKTELYGTGAMDFGVGGFVFGSAMVCLEVRRRKYMEGSKLRYFTNSLYSVWPLVFLGIGRLAIIKSIGYQEHLTEYGVHWNFFFTIIVVKLITPLLLIIFPLNKSWIIALSITILYQLALDFTSLKRLILYGTDGSGTRVGLLNANREGIISTLGYVAIHMAGVQTGLYMHKNRSHIKDLIKVACFLLLAAISLFISLYVVQVNVEAVSRRMANLAFCIWIVASSLILLSSLLLGDIILSFAKFLINGALVPCSWKLIQSPVTNKKHSESLVPEAERMEPSLCLITALNRKQLIFFLLSNITTGLINLMVDTLHSSTLWALFVVNLYMFSNCLIVYVLYLQDKTIQFW